The Limanda limanda chromosome 14, fLimLim1.1, whole genome shotgun sequence genomic interval AAAGACTCTTCTGTCGTTCCTGCAGCAACCAGTGAATCTCTGTGAGTGTAGCCTCCGACTCTTTACTGTCTCCTAAGTAGACAAGGTGTTAAATCCACTGGTCTCCCTGATCCCACTGTAATCCTTGACCACTACCATGGCAGCCATTCAGGTGTCCTGTGGTGCTAATGGGATCTTGAATGTGAGCTCATTTGCTAATGTGGTTATGCAACTGTTGTTTGAGCAGCTCCCAAGGCAGCTTTGTGTACACACTGATGGATCTAAATCTACAGCGGGGATCTCATAAGACAAAGTGTCTTATGAGATTCTGCAGGTTCACAGATTTAGACAGTTTTtgcttttgtcatttttattaaatgaaaatgtaatgtttggGGTTTTTTGATTGACCGTCAGTCAGTAGTATAGAGGTTACCACCAAAAATGCAGGAATATAATTGAATAAGGCAGAAAACAATACACACTTATAGTATAGTATATGTTAGAATACACGTTGCAAACTGCACTGCTTCTGCCCTCTTGCCTTTGAGCCATATTGCTTACTGAGATGTCTCCTATCTGCTATGTGAGCACTGTGTGCCTCATATTGAGATCAGCCTCTCACTTGGTCGTCTTTGTGCCGTTGTCTTTCAGCTCATTAAAACCCACAACCTGCTGCCCAGCCGGAACTACATATTTGGCTACCACCCTCACGGCATCCTGTGTTTCGGCGCTTTCTGCAACTTTGGGACTGAAGCCACTGGCTTCTCCAAGAAATTCCCGGGCATCAAGCCCTCCCTGGCGACGCTGGCCGGAAATTTCCGCATGCCTGTGCTTCGAGACTACCTGATGTCTGGAGGTGAGACGCTTTGAGAAGCCGTGGGGTCTCTTTTGGACTCGTGAAACGTCTGGTAGCAATGATAACTGTATCTGAAACAGAGCTGACCTTTGTCCTATTGCACAGTTGATATGGCTTCTGTTTACTTGGTTGTGCTGGGTTTTACTGATTGATAGGTCTCTGTTCTGTTCTAAGAAGCTGTTTGCTGGGTACGGTACATCCTCTCCTAGGTTACTGTAGGCCATCGCCCGTGTTGCTTCAAAAGGCTTCACTGGAAGATAAGTTATTGTTGTTGATAAGTTAGTTCTCTGTCATCTTTTTGTAATGAGTCGTGCATCAGTCTTATCAACAAAACCtctgctgtttaaaaaaaactaaacaacagAGGTTGTTTTTTGGGCTGCAGTCAGTTCTTATGAAGGTTGGTTAAATTCTGCTCAGATAATAGACACTAAGTAAAGTCCAAAGCACTTAGAATTATAATATTGACTGCCTTATAGGTAGACATACAAAAACTAGCACTTGCACAGTTTTACAAATGTACATCTGCTGTGTGATCAGGATGATAAAACCTGGGTCGTGAAGCCCTGTGGTTCCTTGACTGAAAGAAACTAACTTTTTCTCCTGCAAAATCAGGGAACATTAATCACAAAAATCTCAGGGATTATCTGATTTTGGATCTTTATGATATAAAAATTGGAAAATTGGAAAACAAAATTCTCAGAAAATTGCATCACTCCATCAGCCATAGCCTTTAGGGTTATTAACCTACAACGTCCCAAATATGCTGTAGTATAAAAGAGAACAGATCTACTATTACAATAAATTTGCCTTTTGAGCCTATTTACTGCAATTTCAATGATCTCTTCGTTTGTCCCTCTCAGGTATCTGTCCAGTGAACAGGAACTCCATCGACTACCTGCTGACGCATAACGGGACAGGAAACGCTGTGATCATCGTTGTCGGAGGTGCAGCCGAGTCTCTGCACTGTACACAGGGCATGAACATTGTCCACCTGAAGAACCGTAGAGGCTTCGTGAGGCTGGCCCTGCAGAAAGGGTGAGCTGGCAgcacaacatgcaaacacaaggGCACGTGCGGATTAAATATAACTCTCAGGGCTGTAGTGAGTTATTGGAATAATTATAACCCCAGATTTATTACACCCAGAAAGGTTGACATTACCTCACAGAtaacattaacacatttttatgGATGTGCAGTGTTGCCCCTCATTAAGCCTTGAGCTCCTTGTGGCATGCCGTGCCCTTTTGGAAGGATCTATGGGTCTGACTGCCTGTGCCAGGCTGGGCACAGCAGTACATTTATCacgttaaagggatagttcacccgagaactcactcattatctactcaccactatgccaatgcaGGGGTGGGTGAAttgtttgagttcacaaaacacttttggagtttcaggggtaagcAGTgtagcagccaaatccaatacaattgaagtaactggcgaccacttcttcaaaactttaaaaaaacaacaggaaaaaaaacaaacatgcctccatgctgctcctgtggtgtcactTAAGTGTCCGTAAGCCTGATATCCTGCTCTGGATCCATGTTCGTGCGTTAATCACAGCGGACATTTAGGCATAGTTGTGAGTATATAAtgtgtgaactatccctttaaaggtTATGTGGCAGACCCAAACACGCCAGATTCCCTTTCAGATATTGCTGAGGATTATCACTGGGTGCACCTTGTCCAAAGAAGCTTAGAGTTTGCTAGAAAAGACATGTTATGCAGAACTTCACTCATAACAACCAGGTTAGCATTCCAACTGAAATAATCCCAGACTATGAATTGAGTTCACTTTATGTTCACTTTATGGAGCTTTTACAGTTTTGGTGTAAGCTATGTGATTTTGAAACCAGTCATAAGaaggtttctgtttttaaatccatttttcAGACGGCAAGTAGGACGAAACACCTGACTTGAAGTCCCACAAGGGGAAAGGaaagcattttttatgcttCATAAAATTATTTCATAATAATTATCTTATCCTGTGTTTACGATAATGACAGTTTTAGCTCTTAGGACTTTGAATCCCCACAATCCAGATacagtaaaaaactaaaatgtcttAAAGATAATTCTTAGTCTGGGCAAGATAGTgaaaccccaaattgcccctaaCACCTGTGCCGACCATGTATGAATAGAAAAAGAACCGCACATAGAAGCGCTGTGTGAATATGTGCGTGACTGTGTCAGTGCACGATATAAATGCAGTCCATTAACCATTCCCCTCAGGTCTGACCTGGTTCCAGTCTACTCCTTCGGAGAGAACGACGCCTACAAGCAGGTGATCTTTGAGGAGGGAAGCTACTGGAGATATCTCCAGAAGAAACTACAGAAGATCATAGGCTTTGCCCCGTGTCTTTTCCATGGATGTGGCCTCTTCTTTGGAAACTCCTGGGGCATCGTGCCTTTTTGCAACCCAATCACCACCATCGGTAAgtttgtctgctgctgtttggtttAAGTGTTTGGTCAGATTTAAACAGCACAGATGAACTGAACAGCCACTGTCAATATTTGCTTCTTCCAGCCACCAGGGTGCATTAATGGTTAACACTTGTTCAAACATTTTCAGCCTTTTTATGTTGGATTTGTTTCATTCActtctgcatgtttttgttgttgtttttttatagttgGGGAGCCGATCACAGTGCCAAAAATTGAGGATCCAACTGAAGAGATGGTGGATCTCTACCATGCAATGTACATCAGGTCTCTCCAGTGCCTTTTTGACAAATACAAGACCCGCTCCGGCCTGAAAGAGAGTGATGTCCTGCACATCCAATGAAAGgatggagtgagaggaggaggtgggggtttCCTGTTGGAGCTCTGAACTTTTGCAGCATGAACAGACCCCTCTGCTCCCTTGCCCTGAACCTCCCCGTGGTGATCGGGTTGGATCGTCTCTGGACTGCTAACTCTACAGACGAGCATGTTTGACACAGAAACCTTTGCTCTCTGcattctctctcacacgcacacacataagcacaatTTTGTCTCAGGAAATGGCAGGTTTGAAGAATAGACACCTTACCCTGCTGCTGTTTCAGCTACCTTGGTTGGGCAGGGTTACACTAAGTGTgccttttttttcctatttcCATTTTACTCAGTGACGTCCTTGTGCTTTGGGCGTTTTCTCGGTTCAGAGGGGGGGAAATTCCACCAAAAAGAGCTGTAGAATTTATAAGAGGTGCTGATGTGTTGTTTCACTCATGTATTCACATAATTTCCCCTACACTCTTGAAGTCCCCGTAATATGCCAAATGCACAAGCTATGCAATAGGAGGGTACCACTTTATTTTTGGGACAATGAGCCCAAAGGTTAATTGAGCCAAAGACCTATGGTGACCCCCCACACACATGTGAATTTCTACTGTGTGGAGGAATTCTGCACAGCAGCTTCATATTTTTAATGCACAATGCACAAGTGCCAATGATTGTACAGTGCCATAAAGTATTAATTGTATTCTATAGAGAAGGGCAAAGCCT includes:
- the LOC133019287 gene encoding diacylglycerol O-acyltransferase 2-like produces the protein MKTILAAYSGVLKGTGSSILSALQDLPVAFWPCRSKMEKHLQVLSVLQWVISFLALGAACTVLLIYMFCTDCWLIAATYTAWLIFDWNTPKRGGRRSSWVRSWTVWTYFRDYFPIRLIKTHNLLPSRNYIFGYHPHGILCFGAFCNFGTEATGFSKKFPGIKPSLATLAGNFRMPVLRDYLMSGGICPVNRNSIDYLLTHNGTGNAVIIVVGGAAESLHCTQGMNIVHLKNRRGFVRLALQKGSDLVPVYSFGENDAYKQVIFEEGSYWRYLQKKLQKIIGFAPCLFHGCGLFFGNSWGIVPFCNPITTIVGEPITVPKIEDPTEEMVDLYHAMYIRSLQCLFDKYKTRSGLKESDVLHIQ